TCTAACATTAATGCACTATCTCTAACAGAGCGAGCAAGTATATGATCATTTACAGCCCCTTGCCATATCTCACCATTATCAGGACCTGTAGGAAGTCTTCCCCTTGAAGGTTTAAGGCCAAATAGTCCACAATATGACGAGGGTATTCTAATTGATCCCCCACCATCATTACCATGAGCTATAGGTGTAACGCCACCTGCTATAGCAGCGGCTGAGCCTCCGCTTGAGCCACCTGGTGAGTGTTTGGTATTCCATGGATTTTTTGTTGGCCCAAACAGCTCTGGTTCTGTTATAGCAAGAAGACCAAATTCTGGAACATTAGTTTTGCCAATTATAATAAGACCTGTATTTTTATATCTTTTGATTAACTCACTGTCCTTCTCAGGTATATAATCCTTCAATGATTTTGAGCCCATAGTAAGAGGTACCCCTGCTAGTGGGTGTAAAATATCTTTTATTAAAAAGGGAACCCCTGGAAAAGCTTTATTTGATAGATTTTGAGAGGTTAGTTTTTTAGCTCTTTCCCTTGCATATTCATAAGTTTTTGATATTACAGCATTTATAGTAGGATTTATCTCTTCTAATCTTTTAATTGATATCTCCACAAGTTCAGTTGGGCTAACCTCTTTTTTCTTAACTAAATCAGCTAGAGCTGTAGCATCTAATGATATATATTCTTCAAAGGATAACATATTAAATAGCCTCCATATAATAATTTTATAATACTATTATTTTGTTTATACGTCAATTTATATATGTTAAATTGGTAGAGAATTCATTTCTTGTGGTTAATAATTATTAAGCTTCAGATGGTTATGAGCAGATATTATAAATAGTGAATAGAAGTTTTAAAAATAAGGCAAGTAGATTATAGCTAGTTGCATACTGGTTTAGTCATTGTGTTATAAATATTTATTACATCCTTTTCATTTAAATATTTTCTATCTGCTTCAGCCTTATTTTTACATTTATTGAGTAAAATTTCTAACAATTCTTCATTATAACCTAGATTAGCATCATCTAATATTTTTTTAAGCATAGATCTACCAGAGTTTTTACCAATAACAATTTGCCTTTTCATATTAAATTCTTCTGGGTTTATATACTCATAATTTAAAGAATTTTTAATAACGCCATTAGCATGTATCCCAGATTCATAGGTAAACATAAAATCACCAAATATAGGTTTTTGTGGGTGGATTGGTTTTCTTGTAATTTTAGAAACATAATAGAGCATTTCTTTAAGTAATAATATATTATTACTAAGTCTATTTATTATTTTGTCATTTTTCTCAATATAATATAGATACATTGCAATCTCTTCTAATGGTGTATTTCCTGCTCTTTCACCGAGGCCCATAATTGTAGTATTAATATATTTTGCTCCAGCTTTATAAGCGGCAATAGCATTTGCTGTTGCTAGTCCAAAATCGTTGTGTCCATGGAATTCTATATCAAAATCTGTATAGTCTATTAATTGTTTAATAATTTCAAATGTTTTAAAAGGATCCAAAATGCCTAAGGTATCACAAAATCTGAATCTATTAGCATTATATTTTTTTGCAGTTAATATAAATTCTCTTAAGAATGTAATGTCAGCTCTTGATGAATCTTCTCCGCCAACTGAGATATACTTAATTCCTTTTTCTTTAGCATAAGAGAGAACCCTTTTTAACTGTTCTATTATCCATTTTTTATCTTTTGATAGTTTGTATTTAATCTGTATATCACTTACTGGAAAAGATATTTCCACAGATTTAGCGCCGGCTAAAATAGATTTTTCAATATCTTTTATTAAACCCCTATTCCAAGCTATAATCCTTGGGCCTAAATCTAGTTCTAATATTGCTCTGAAATCATCAATCTCTTTAATACCACTAGCTGGAATACCAGCTTCAATTTCATCGATACCTAAAGCGGATAAATATTTTACAATTTTTAACTTTTCTTCTCTATTAAATGATATACCAGGTGTTTGTTCGCCGTCTCTTAATGTTGTATCATCGAGATATATATGCATTCTCAGCCTCTTAATGTTATATTATGTAATTTATTGCAAGAATAATGCCAATATTGGTATATGCTTATATGTGCTAATTGTTGCCTTTTCTTTGATATTTATTTATATAATTTGTTATTAAGATAACATTTTTGTATGTTATATTACAAAATTAATATAAATTACTGCTAAAAGAGTGTTAATGATGTTGAATGTACATGATTATATTTGTTATCTGTTGTGATATATGTTAGTTCAATAAAAAGAGGTGAGTATGGAAAAAATTGTAGAATTTATGAAAGAGAAAGACAAAATCAGATCTTTATTTGATATTGAAATAGTTAAAGCAGAAAAAGGAAATGTTATAACTAAAATGTTAGTGAAAGAAAATATGCTTAATGCTGCAAATGTTTGCCATGGCGGTGCTATTTTTTCACTAGCTGATTTTACCTTTGCTCTAATCTCAAATTTATATGGAAATGTTGCCCTAGCAATAAATGCTAATATAAATTTTGTAAATCCAGCATATTTAGGTGATGAATTGGTTGCTACCGCCGAAGAGATAAGCAGAAGTAATAAAATTGGTTTATATAAAATAACAATAAAAAAGGAA
This is a stretch of genomic DNA from Deferribacterota bacterium. It encodes these proteins:
- the aksA gene encoding homoaconitate hydratase (in Methanococcus jannaschii this protein catalyzes the condensation of alpha-ketoglutarate and acetyl-CoA to form trans-homoaconitate; functions in alphaketosuberate synthesis which is a precursor in coenzyme B and biotin synthesis), whose translation is MHIYLDDTTLRDGEQTPGISFNREEKLKIVKYLSALGIDEIEAGIPASGIKEIDDFRAILELDLGPRIIAWNRGLIKDIEKSILAGAKSVEISFPVSDIQIKYKLSKDKKWIIEQLKRVLSYAKEKGIKYISVGGEDSSRADITFLREFILTAKKYNANRFRFCDTLGILDPFKTFEIIKQLIDYTDFDIEFHGHNDFGLATANAIAAYKAGAKYINTTIMGLGERAGNTPLEEIAMYLYYIEKNDKIINRLSNNILLLKEMLYYVSKITRKPIHPQKPIFGDFMFTYESGIHANGVIKNSLNYEYINPEEFNMKRQIVIGKNSGRSMLKKILDDANLGYNEELLEILLNKCKNKAEADRKYLNEKDVINIYNTMTKPVCN
- a CDS encoding hotdog fold thioesterase gives rise to the protein MEKIVEFMKEKDKIRSLFDIEIVKAEKGNVITKMLVKENMLNAANVCHGGAIFSLADFTFALISNLYGNVALAINANINFVNPAYLGDELVATAEEISRSNKIGLYKITIKKEKGNKLIAFFNGEVYIKKEKLF